A single genomic interval of Thermus caldifontis harbors:
- the nuoF gene encoding NADH-quinone oxidoreductase subunit NuoF yields MTGPILSGRDPRFERTLYAHVGREGSWTLDYYLKHGGYETAKRVLKEKTPEEVIEEVKRSGLRGRGGAGFPTGVKWSFMPKDGRQHYLICNADESEPGSFKDRYIMEDVPHLLLEGMILAGYAIRATVGYIYVRGEYRKAADRLEAAIREARARGYLGDNLFGTDFSFNVHVHRGAGAYICGEETALMNSLEGLRANPRLKPPFPAQSGLWGKPTTINNVETLAAVVPILERGADWFASMGTEGSKGVKLYQISGPVRRPGVYELPMGTTFRELIYDWAGGPLEPIQALIPGGSSTPPLPFSEEVLDTPMSYEHLQAKGSMLGTGGVILIPERVSMVDAMWNVTRFYAHESCGKCTPCREGVAGFMVNLFAKIGSGEGEEKDVENLEALLPLIEGRSFCPLADAAVWPVKGSLKHFKDQYLALVREKRPVPRVNLWR; encoded by the coding sequence ATGACCGGGCCCATCCTTTCCGGACGCGACCCCCGCTTTGAACGGACCCTCTACGCCCACGTGGGCCGGGAGGGAAGCTGGACCCTGGACTACTACCTGAAGCACGGGGGGTACGAAACCGCCAAGCGGGTGCTTAAGGAGAAGACACCCGAGGAGGTTATTGAGGAGGTGAAGCGCTCTGGGCTTAGGGGCCGGGGCGGGGCAGGCTTCCCCACGGGGGTGAAGTGGAGCTTCATGCCCAAGGATGGGAGGCAGCATTACCTGATCTGCAACGCCGACGAGTCCGAGCCGGGAAGCTTTAAGGACCGGTACATCATGGAGGATGTCCCCCACCTGCTCCTCGAGGGCATGATCCTGGCGGGCTACGCCATAAGGGCCACGGTGGGGTACATCTACGTGCGGGGAGAGTACCGCAAGGCGGCGGACCGGCTGGAGGCCGCCATCCGGGAGGCCCGCGCCCGGGGCTACCTGGGGGATAACCTCTTCGGCACGGATTTTTCCTTTAACGTGCACGTGCACCGGGGAGCCGGGGCCTACATCTGCGGGGAGGAAACCGCCCTCATGAACTCCCTGGAGGGCCTGAGGGCCAACCCCCGCCTTAAGCCCCCCTTCCCCGCCCAGTCGGGGCTTTGGGGCAAGCCCACCACCATCAACAACGTGGAAACCCTGGCCGCGGTGGTGCCCATCCTGGAGCGGGGCGCCGACTGGTTCGCCAGCATGGGCACGGAGGGGTCTAAGGGGGTGAAGCTCTACCAGATCTCCGGGCCCGTGAGGCGGCCTGGGGTTTACGAACTCCCCATGGGCACCACCTTCCGGGAGCTCATCTACGATTGGGCGGGAGGGCCCTTGGAGCCCATCCAGGCCCTCATCCCCGGGGGGTCCTCCACCCCGCCTTTACCCTTCAGCGAGGAGGTGCTGGACACCCCCATGAGCTACGAGCACCTGCAGGCCAAGGGCTCCATGCTGGGCACCGGGGGCGTGATCCTCATACCGGAAAGGGTCAGCATGGTGGACGCCATGTGGAACGTGACCCGCTTTTACGCCCACGAGTCCTGCGGCAAGTGCACCCCCTGCCGGGAAGGGGTGGCGGGGTTCATGGTGAACCTTTTCGCCAAGATCGGCTCCGGGGAAGGGGAGGAGAAGGACGTGGAAAACCTGGAGGCCCTCCTGCCCCTCATCGAGGGCCGGAGCTTCTGCCCCCTGGCGGATGCGGCGGTGTGGCCGGTGAAAGGCTCCCTGAAGCACTTTAAGGACCAGTACCTGGCCCTGGTGCGGGAAAAGAGGCCTGTGCCCAGGGTGAACCTCTGGAGGTGA
- a CDS encoding NADH-quinone oxidoreductase subunit N: MTLLVLTLFSVALTLLGFFVSVPLFKRLTILGLSLALLSLLLTWGRPFALGPYQVDGIAQVFTLLALLGALWTVGLVRTRRFEFYLLVLYAALGMHLLASTKNLILMLVALEALSLPLYALATWRRGEGLEAALKYFLLGALAAAFFLYGTALHYGATGSLLAGTPGEGPLYALALGLLLVGLGFKVALAPFHFWTPDVYQGSPTPVVLFMATGVKAAAFAALLRVAAPGVPDALTLLIVLSVILGNLAALGQKEAKRLLAYSSIAHAGYMALALYTGNAQALGFYLLTYVLASGLAFAVLSEVSPDRVPLERIKGLFHQDPLLGLALFVSSLSLLGLPPLAGFWGKYLVFSEAAKAGQWGLLVLALLTSAVSAYYYLALGLAVFQKGAAEAHPRPLARSVALGVALILILLGLIPGAVLPALAAG; this comes from the coding sequence ATGACCCTTTTGGTGCTCACCCTCTTCTCCGTGGCCCTTACCCTTTTGGGCTTCTTCGTTTCCGTACCCCTTTTCAAGCGCCTCACCATCCTGGGGCTCTCCTTGGCCCTTCTTTCCCTCCTTCTCACCTGGGGAAGGCCCTTCGCCCTTGGCCCCTACCAGGTGGACGGCATCGCCCAGGTCTTCACCCTGCTCGCCCTTTTGGGAGCCCTCTGGACCGTGGGGCTGGTGCGCACCCGGCGGTTTGAGTTCTACCTCCTGGTCCTCTACGCCGCCTTGGGGATGCACCTTCTCGCCTCCACCAAAAACCTCATCCTGATGCTGGTGGCCCTCGAGGCCCTCTCCCTCCCCCTCTACGCCCTGGCCACCTGGCGGCGGGGGGAGGGCCTCGAGGCGGCCCTGAAATACTTCCTCCTGGGGGCCTTGGCGGCCGCCTTCTTCCTCTACGGCACCGCCCTCCACTACGGGGCCACGGGAAGCCTCCTGGCGGGAACCCCAGGGGAGGGTCCCCTTTACGCCCTGGCCCTGGGCCTCCTCCTGGTGGGGCTGGGCTTCAAGGTGGCCTTGGCTCCCTTCCACTTCTGGACCCCCGACGTCTACCAGGGTAGCCCCACCCCGGTGGTGCTCTTCATGGCCACGGGGGTGAAGGCGGCCGCCTTTGCCGCCCTGCTGAGGGTGGCCGCGCCGGGCGTCCCCGACGCCCTGACCCTCCTCATCGTCCTTTCCGTGATCCTGGGGAACCTGGCCGCCCTGGGCCAGAAGGAGGCCAAGCGGCTTTTGGCCTACAGTTCCATCGCCCATGCGGGGTACATGGCCTTGGCGCTTTACACGGGGAACGCCCAAGCCCTGGGCTTTTACCTCCTCACCTATGTGCTGGCCTCGGGGCTGGCCTTCGCCGTGCTCTCGGAGGTCTCCCCCGACCGGGTGCCCCTGGAGAGGATCAAGGGCCTCTTCCACCAGGACCCTCTCCTGGGCCTGGCCCTTTTTGTGTCCTCCCTCTCCCTCCTAGGCCTGCCCCCCCTGGCGGGCTTTTGGGGCAAGTACCTGGTCTTCAGCGAAGCGGCCAAGGCAGGCCAGTGGGGGCTATTGGTGCTGGCCCTCCTCACCAGCGCGGTGAGCGCCTACTACTATCTGGCCTTGGGCTTGGCCGTGTTTCAGAAGGGTGCGGCCGAGGCCCACCCCCGTCCCTTGGCCCGGAGCGTGGCCCTGGGGGTGGCGCTTATCCTCATCCTGCTAGGCCTCATCCCCGGAGCCGTTCTCCCCGCCCTTGCCGCAGGCTAA
- a CDS encoding complex I subunit 4 family protein, which yields MVILAILLPILLGGLLLLGLPRTLGVWGAGLGFLLNLYLFLTHPGGMAHEVTLPLLPGAGVYWAFGLDGLSALFFLTIGLTVFLGALVAQVEGRFLGLALLMSGLLLGLFAARDLLVFYLFFEAALIPALLMLLFYGGEGRLRALYTFLLFTLAGSLPMLAAILAVKALGESQSFLLEDLLAHPVGGSAAFWVFLGFALAFAIKTPLFPLHAWLPLFHQENHPSGLADALGTLYKVGVFAFFRFAIPLAPEGFAELQGLLLFLAAISALYGAWVAFSAKDFKTLLAYAGVSHMGVAALGVFSGTPEGAMGGLYLLAASGVYTGGLFLLAGRLYERLHTLELGRFRGLAESAPGLSALALFLFLAMVGLPGLSGFPGELMTLLGAYKASPWLTALAFLSVIAGAAYALTAFQKVFWEEGQRGAEDLKGAEWPFAFLAVAALVLMGVFPGFFVKSLEPLAEAFAKILGGGA from the coding sequence GTGGTAATCCTGGCGATTCTTTTACCCATTCTCTTGGGCGGCCTCCTCCTTTTGGGCCTTCCCCGCACCCTGGGGGTTTGGGGAGCGGGATTGGGCTTCCTCCTGAACCTCTACCTCTTCCTCACCCACCCAGGCGGGATGGCCCACGAGGTAACCCTTCCCCTTCTTCCCGGGGCCGGGGTCTACTGGGCCTTTGGGCTGGATGGGCTTAGCGCCCTATTCTTCCTCACCATAGGCCTTACCGTTTTCCTGGGGGCTTTGGTGGCCCAGGTGGAAGGCCGGTTTTTGGGCCTGGCCCTTCTCATGTCCGGCCTTCTCCTGGGGCTTTTCGCCGCCCGGGACCTTTTGGTCTTCTACCTGTTCTTTGAAGCGGCCCTGATCCCCGCCCTCCTCATGCTCCTCTTCTATGGCGGTGAGGGGCGGCTTAGGGCCCTCTACACCTTCCTCCTCTTCACCCTGGCGGGCTCCTTGCCCATGCTGGCCGCCATCCTGGCGGTGAAGGCCCTGGGGGAAAGCCAAAGCTTCCTCCTCGAGGACCTCCTGGCCCACCCGGTGGGGGGAAGCGCCGCCTTCTGGGTGTTTTTGGGCTTCGCCCTGGCCTTTGCCATCAAGACGCCCCTTTTCCCCCTGCACGCCTGGCTTCCCCTCTTCCACCAGGAAAACCATCCCTCGGGGCTGGCCGACGCCCTGGGCACCCTCTACAAGGTGGGGGTCTTCGCCTTCTTCCGCTTCGCCATCCCCTTAGCCCCGGAAGGCTTTGCGGAGCTTCAGGGGCTTCTCCTCTTCCTGGCGGCCATCTCCGCTCTCTACGGGGCCTGGGTGGCCTTCTCCGCCAAGGACTTCAAGACCCTTTTAGCCTACGCCGGGGTTTCCCACATGGGGGTAGCGGCCTTGGGGGTCTTCTCCGGCACCCCGGAAGGGGCCATGGGGGGGCTTTACCTGCTGGCGGCGAGCGGCGTCTACACGGGGGGGCTTTTCCTCCTGGCGGGCAGGCTTTACGAAAGGCTTCACACCTTGGAGCTGGGGCGCTTCCGGGGCCTGGCGGAAAGCGCCCCCGGCCTGAGCGCCCTGGCCCTCTTCCTCTTCCTGGCCATGGTGGGGCTTCCCGGGCTTTCCGGCTTTCCGGGAGAGCTTATGACCCTCCTTGGGGCCTACAAGGCCAGCCCCTGGCTCACCGCCCTTGCCTTCCTCTCGGTGATCGCCGGGGCCGCCTACGCCCTCACCGCCTTCCAGAAGGTCTTCTGGGAGGAGGGTCAAAGGGGAGCGGAGGACCTTAAGGGAGCGGAATGGCCCTTCGCCTTCCTGGCGGTGGCCGCCTTGGTCCTCATGGGCGTCTTCCCCGGGTTCTTCGTAAAGAGCCTTGAGCCTCTGGCGGAGGCCTTCGCCAAGATCCTTGGAGGTGGCGCATGA
- the nuoK gene encoding NADH-quinone oxidoreductase subunit NuoK, with the protein MSYLLASALLFALGVYGVLTRRTAILVFLSIELMLNAANLSLVGFARAYGLEGQVAALMVIAIAAAEVAVGLGLIVAIFRQRESTAVDDLSELRG; encoded by the coding sequence GTGAGTTACCTATTGGCCTCCGCCCTCCTTTTCGCCTTGGGGGTCTATGGGGTCTTGACCCGTAGGACCGCCATCCTGGTCTTCCTCTCCATCGAGCTCATGCTGAACGCCGCCAACCTCTCCCTGGTGGGCTTCGCCCGGGCCTACGGCCTGGAGGGCCAGGTGGCGGCCCTCATGGTGATCGCCATCGCCGCCGCCGAGGTGGCGGTGGGCCTTGGCCTCATCGTGGCCATCTTCCGCCAGCGGGAGAGCACCGCGGTGGACGACCTTTCGGAGCTTAGGGGGTGA
- a CDS encoding NADH-quinone oxidoreductase subunit J family protein, protein MSPWEALALLLLLFFGVLVVTLKNAIHAALALIGNFLLLAGLYVALEARFLGFIQIIVYAGAIVVLFLFVIMLLYAAQGEVGFDPLVRSRPLALLLSLGVALILLSGLWGLNLAFTKDLQGGLPQALGPLLYGDWLLVLLAVGFLLMAATVVAVALVQPQRPLDALSPEERKEEKEVVR, encoded by the coding sequence ATGAGCCCCTGGGAAGCCTTGGCCCTTCTCCTGCTCCTCTTCTTTGGGGTCTTGGTGGTTACCTTGAAAAACGCCATCCACGCCGCCTTGGCCCTCATCGGGAACTTCCTCCTATTGGCTGGGCTTTACGTGGCCCTCGAGGCCCGCTTCCTGGGCTTCATCCAGATCATCGTCTACGCGGGGGCCATCGTGGTCCTCTTCCTCTTTGTCATCATGCTCCTCTACGCCGCCCAGGGGGAGGTGGGGTTTGACCCCTTGGTGCGAAGCCGTCCCTTGGCCCTGCTCCTCTCCTTGGGGGTGGCCCTGATCCTCCTTTCGGGGCTTTGGGGGCTGAACCTGGCCTTCACCAAGGACCTCCAAGGTGGCCTGCCCCAGGCCCTAGGGCCCCTCCTTTACGGGGACTGGCTCTTGGTGCTTTTGGCGGTGGGCTTCCTCCTCATGGCGGCCACGGTGGTGGCGGTGGCCCTGGTGCAACCGCAAAGGCCCTTGGATGCCCTAAGCCCTGAGGAGCGCAAAGAGGAAAAGGAGGTGGTGCGGTGA
- the nuoH gene encoding NADH-quinone oxidoreductase subunit NuoH, translated as MNPYPLDPYWMVALKAFLVVVGLLTAFAFMTLIERRLLARFQIRLGPNRVGPLGLFQPIADAIKSIFKEDLVVERADKVLFVLAPLIGVVFALLAFGAIPFGPPGSFFGYQPWVLNLDLGLLYLFAVSEMAIYGIFLAGWASGSKYSLLGSLRSSASLISYELGLGIALLSPVLLVGSLNLNDIVNWQKEHGWLALYAFPAFLIYGIAALAEAARTPFDLPEAEQELVGGYHTEYSSIKWALFQMTEYIHFITASALIPTLFLGGWTMPFLEVPYLWMFLKIAFFLFLFIWIRATWFRLRYDQLLRFGWGFLFPVALVWFLVTALVVALDLPRSYLLYLSLAAFLVLLGAVMYSPKPARKGGGA; from the coding sequence ATGAACCCGTACCCCCTGGATCCCTACTGGATGGTGGCCCTAAAGGCCTTTTTGGTGGTGGTGGGCCTTCTCACCGCCTTCGCCTTCATGACCCTGATCGAACGCCGCCTCCTGGCCCGCTTCCAGATCCGCCTGGGCCCCAACCGGGTGGGGCCCTTGGGGCTCTTTCAGCCCATCGCCGATGCCATCAAGAGCATCTTCAAGGAAGACCTGGTGGTGGAGCGGGCGGACAAGGTGCTGTTTGTCCTGGCTCCTTTGATCGGGGTGGTCTTTGCCCTCTTGGCCTTCGGGGCCATCCCCTTCGGCCCTCCTGGGAGCTTCTTCGGCTACCAGCCCTGGGTCTTGAACCTGGACCTGGGCCTCCTCTACCTCTTCGCCGTGAGCGAGATGGCCATCTACGGCATCTTCCTGGCGGGTTGGGCCTCAGGGAGCAAGTATAGCCTCCTGGGCTCCTTGCGCTCCTCGGCCAGCCTGATCTCCTACGAGCTGGGCCTGGGTATCGCCCTCCTCTCCCCCGTGCTCCTGGTGGGAAGCCTCAACCTCAACGACATCGTGAACTGGCAAAAGGAACACGGTTGGCTGGCCCTTTACGCCTTCCCCGCCTTCCTTATCTACGGCATCGCCGCCTTGGCGGAAGCCGCCCGCACCCCCTTTGACCTGCCCGAGGCGGAGCAGGAGCTGGTGGGGGGGTACCACACGGAGTACAGCTCCATCAAGTGGGCCCTTTTCCAGATGACCGAGTACATCCACTTCATCACCGCCAGCGCCCTTATCCCCACCCTTTTCCTGGGGGGCTGGACCATGCCCTTCCTGGAAGTGCCCTACCTCTGGATGTTCCTCAAGATCGCCTTCTTCCTCTTCCTCTTCATCTGGATCCGGGCCACCTGGTTCCGGTTGCGCTACGATCAGCTTCTGCGCTTTGGCTGGGGCTTCCTCTTCCCGGTGGCCCTGGTCTGGTTCCTGGTGACCGCTTTGGTGGTGGCCCTGGACCTTCCCCGCTCCTACCTCCTCTACCTCTCCTTGGCCGCCTTCTTGGTCCTTCTGGGAGCGGTGATGTATAGCCCCAAACCCGCCCGCAAAGGAGGTGGCGCATGA
- the nuoG gene encoding NADH-quinone oxidoreductase subunit NuoG: MVKVKVNDRMVEVPPGTSVMDAVFHAGYDVPLFCSEKHLSPIGACRMCLVRIGLPKRGPDGKPVLNDKGEPEIAWQPKLAASCVTAVADGMVVDTLSEVVREAQAGMVEFTLLNHPLDCPTCDKGGACELQDRTVEYGLYEKYYQKDPLAPPTYTRFEFTRRHVDKHHPLSPFVVLDRERCIHCKRCVRYFEEIPGDEVLDFIERGMHTFIGTMDFGLPSGFSGNITDICPVGALLDLTARFRARNWEMEETQSHCALCSVGCGITTDTRSGELLRVRAREVPEVNEIWLCDAGRFGHEWADENRIPYPLVRKGGRLVEASWEEAFAAMREGLRGARKEEVGLYLPHDATLEEGLMAAELARVLGTPHLDFQGRTAAPASLFVPATLEDLLRADFALVLGDPTEEAPILHLRLSEFLRDLKPAPRLAHGTPFADLAIKERMPRRTDKLALFAPYRVPLMKWAGIAQVHAPGEEREILLALLGDKEGGEAVARAREAWEKAQNPVLILGAGVLQDTVAAERARLLSERKGAKVLAMAPAANARGLEALGVWPGERGAAWDEPGSPYAYYGYVPPEEALRGKRFLLMHLSHLHPLAERYADVVLPAPTFFEKRGQVVNLEGRVLSLNPAPIQNGEAEGALQALALLSEALGVRPPFRLGLEAEKALKGKVPPPLGLLAHRTRELRPKAQEGRLYLRPTMWKVWQLVGKVKEAVRPELWVHPETAKAEALLEGAWVEVETPLGSVRAQVVHREDLAKGFLYLSAMGPFAGRRVEAKVLVPTGGEA, from the coding sequence GTGGTTAAGGTCAAGGTCAACGACCGCATGGTGGAGGTGCCCCCGGGGACCAGCGTCATGGATGCGGTCTTCCATGCGGGGTACGACGTGCCCCTCTTCTGCTCGGAAAAGCACCTCTCCCCCATTGGGGCTTGCCGCATGTGCCTGGTGCGCATCGGCCTGCCCAAGAGGGGCCCGGATGGCAAGCCGGTGCTGAACGACAAAGGCGAGCCCGAGATCGCCTGGCAGCCCAAACTGGCGGCCAGCTGCGTTACCGCGGTGGCGGACGGGATGGTGGTGGACACCCTCTCGGAGGTGGTGCGGGAGGCCCAGGCGGGGATGGTGGAGTTCACCCTCCTCAACCACCCCTTAGACTGCCCCACCTGCGACAAGGGCGGGGCCTGTGAGCTCCAGGACCGCACGGTGGAGTACGGGCTTTACGAGAAGTATTACCAAAAGGACCCGCTGGCGCCACCCACCTATACCCGCTTTGAGTTCACCCGCCGCCACGTGGACAAACACCACCCCCTCTCCCCCTTTGTGGTGCTGGACCGGGAGCGGTGCATCCACTGCAAGCGCTGCGTGCGCTACTTTGAGGAGATTCCCGGGGATGAGGTCCTGGACTTCATCGAGCGGGGGATGCACACCTTCATCGGCACCATGGACTTTGGGCTTCCATCGGGGTTTTCCGGGAACATCACCGACATCTGCCCCGTGGGGGCCCTTCTGGACCTTACCGCCCGCTTCCGGGCCCGCAACTGGGAGATGGAGGAAACCCAAAGCCACTGCGCCCTGTGTAGCGTGGGGTGTGGCATCACCACGGACACCCGAAGCGGTGAACTTCTCAGGGTCCGGGCCCGGGAAGTGCCCGAGGTGAACGAGATCTGGCTTTGCGATGCCGGCCGGTTTGGGCACGAGTGGGCGGACGAAAACCGGATCCCCTACCCGCTGGTGCGCAAAGGGGGAAGGCTGGTGGAGGCCAGCTGGGAGGAGGCCTTCGCCGCCATGCGGGAGGGCCTTAGGGGGGCCAGGAAGGAGGAGGTGGGCCTTTACCTGCCCCACGACGCCACCCTCGAGGAGGGCCTCATGGCGGCGGAGCTGGCCCGGGTGCTAGGCACCCCCCACCTGGACTTCCAGGGCCGCACCGCCGCCCCAGCAAGCCTCTTTGTACCCGCCACCCTCGAGGACCTCCTAAGGGCCGACTTTGCCCTCGTCCTGGGGGACCCCACGGAGGAAGCCCCCATCCTCCACCTCCGCCTGAGCGAGTTCCTGCGGGACCTCAAGCCCGCCCCCAGGTTGGCCCACGGCACCCCCTTCGCCGACCTCGCCATCAAGGAGAGGATGCCCCGCCGCACCGACAAGCTGGCCCTCTTCGCCCCCTACCGGGTGCCCCTCATGAAGTGGGCCGGCATCGCCCAGGTCCACGCCCCGGGGGAGGAGCGGGAAATCCTCCTGGCCCTGCTCGGGGATAAGGAGGGAGGGGAGGCCGTGGCCCGGGCCAGGGAGGCCTGGGAGAAGGCCCAAAACCCCGTTCTCATCCTGGGGGCCGGGGTCTTGCAGGATACGGTGGCGGCGGAAAGGGCCAGGCTCCTTTCCGAGCGCAAGGGGGCTAAGGTGCTGGCCATGGCCCCGGCGGCGAATGCCCGGGGCCTGGAGGCCCTGGGGGTCTGGCCTGGGGAAAGAGGGGCCGCCTGGGACGAGCCCGGAAGCCCCTACGCCTACTACGGCTATGTGCCCCCGGAAGAGGCCCTAAGGGGTAAGCGCTTCCTCCTGATGCACCTAAGCCACCTCCACCCCCTGGCGGAGCGGTATGCGGACGTGGTCCTCCCCGCCCCCACCTTCTTTGAGAAGCGGGGCCAGGTGGTGAACCTGGAGGGCCGGGTCCTTTCCTTAAACCCCGCCCCCATCCAAAACGGCGAGGCGGAAGGGGCCTTGCAGGCCCTGGCCCTTCTTTCCGAGGCCCTGGGGGTGCGGCCCCCCTTCAGGCTTGGCCTCGAGGCGGAAAAGGCCCTTAAGGGCAAGGTGCCCCCTCCTTTGGGCCTCCTTGCCCACCGCACCAGGGAACTCCGGCCCAAGGCCCAGGAGGGAAGGCTTTACCTCAGGCCCACCATGTGGAAGGTCTGGCAGCTGGTGGGCAAGGTAAAGGAGGCCGTGCGCCCCGAGCTTTGGGTCCACCCGGAAACCGCCAAGGCCGAGGCCCTTTTGGAAGGGGCCTGGGTGGAGGTGGAAACCCCGCTGGGAAGCGTGCGGGCCCAGGTGGTCCACCGGGAGGACCTGGCTAAGGGCTTCCTTTATCTCTCCGCCATGGGTCCCTTTGCGGGGCGCAGGGTGGAGGCCAAGGTACTGGTTCCCACGGGAGGTGAGGCATGA
- the nuoL gene encoding NADH-quinone oxidoreductase subunit L yields the protein MLLLTILLPLLGFALLGLFGKRMKEPLPGVVASLLVLASFLVGVGLLLSGGARYEAEWLPGIPFSLLLDNLSGFMLLIVTGVGFLIHVYAIGYMGGDPGYSRFFAYFNLFIAMMLTLVLADSYPVMFIGWEGVGLASFLLIGFWYKNAQYADSARKAFIVNRIGDLGFMLGMAILWALYGTLSISELKEALEGPLKNPSLLALAGLLLFLGAVGKSAQVPLMVWLPDAMAGPTPVSALIHAATMVTAGVYLIARSSFLYANLPDVSYTIAVIGLITALYGALSAFGQTDIKKIVAYSTISQLGYMFLAAGVGAYWVALFHVFTHAFFKALLFLASGSVIHALGGEQDVRKMGGLWKHLPLTRWHGLIGALALGGLPLLSGFWSKDAILTATLTYPFGGLGFYLGALSVAVLTAMYAMRWFVLVFLGEERGHHHPHEAPPVMLWPNHLLALGSVLAGYLALPHPLPNLLEPFLKPTLAELEAHHLSLGAEWGLIALSGVVALAGLWLGYTFFQRKTFPAWYLTFEAWSRESFYADRVYNALLVNPLKALAEALFYGDTGLLRGYFGLGGAVRNLGQGIARLQTGYLRVYALLLVLGALVLLGVMRW from the coding sequence ATGCTTCTCCTGACCATCCTCCTTCCCCTCTTGGGCTTTGCCCTTTTGGGACTTTTCGGCAAGCGGATGAAAGAACCCCTACCCGGGGTGGTGGCCTCCCTATTGGTCCTGGCCTCCTTCCTGGTGGGGGTGGGCCTTCTCCTTTCGGGCGGGGCCCGGTATGAGGCGGAGTGGCTCCCGGGAATCCCCTTTAGCCTCCTTTTGGACAACCTCTCGGGCTTCATGCTCCTCATCGTGACCGGGGTGGGGTTTCTCATCCACGTCTACGCCATCGGCTACATGGGGGGGGACCCCGGCTACAGCCGCTTCTTCGCCTACTTCAACCTCTTCATCGCCATGATGCTCACCCTGGTCCTGGCCGACAGCTACCCGGTGATGTTCATCGGCTGGGAGGGGGTGGGATTGGCCAGCTTCCTCCTCATCGGCTTCTGGTATAAAAACGCCCAGTATGCGGACTCCGCCCGCAAGGCCTTCATCGTGAACCGCATCGGCGACCTGGGCTTCATGCTGGGCATGGCCATCCTGTGGGCCCTTTACGGCACCCTTTCCATCAGCGAACTCAAAGAAGCCCTGGAAGGCCCCCTGAAAAACCCCAGCCTGCTGGCCCTGGCAGGCCTTCTTCTCTTCCTGGGGGCGGTGGGGAAAAGCGCCCAGGTGCCCCTCATGGTCTGGCTTCCCGACGCCATGGCCGGCCCCACCCCGGTTTCCGCCCTGATCCACGCGGCCACCATGGTGACCGCCGGGGTCTACCTCATCGCCCGTAGCTCCTTCCTCTACGCCAACCTCCCCGACGTTTCCTACACCATCGCCGTCATCGGCCTCATCACCGCCCTTTACGGGGCCCTTTCCGCCTTTGGCCAGACCGATATCAAGAAGATCGTGGCCTACTCCACCATCAGCCAGCTGGGGTACATGTTCCTGGCCGCCGGGGTAGGGGCCTACTGGGTGGCCCTCTTCCACGTCTTCACCCACGCCTTCTTTAAGGCCCTCCTCTTCCTGGCCTCGGGGAGCGTGATCCACGCCTTGGGTGGGGAACAGGATGTGCGCAAGATGGGCGGCCTTTGGAAGCACCTGCCCCTAACCCGCTGGCACGGGCTCATCGGGGCCCTAGCCTTAGGGGGCCTGCCCCTCCTCTCGGGCTTCTGGTCCAAGGACGCCATCCTCACCGCCACCCTCACCTACCCCTTCGGCGGCCTGGGCTTCTACCTGGGAGCGCTTTCGGTGGCGGTCCTCACCGCCATGTACGCCATGCGTTGGTTCGTCCTGGTCTTCCTGGGAGAGGAGCGGGGGCACCACCACCCCCACGAGGCCCCTCCGGTGATGCTCTGGCCCAACCACCTTTTGGCCCTGGGCTCGGTGCTGGCCGGGTACCTGGCCCTGCCCCATCCCTTACCCAACCTCCTCGAGCCCTTCTTGAAGCCCACCCTGGCGGAGCTGGAGGCCCACCACCTCTCCTTGGGAGCGGAGTGGGGCCTCATTGCCCTCTCGGGGGTGGTGGCCCTCGCGGGGCTCTGGCTGGGCTACACCTTCTTCCAACGGAAAACCTTCCCCGCCTGGTACCTCACCTTTGAGGCCTGGAGCCGGGAAAGCTTCTATGCGGACCGGGTGTACAACGCCCTTTTGGTGAACCCCTTGAAGGCCCTGGCGGAGGCCCTCTTCTACGGGGACACCGGCCTCCTTCGCGGCTACTTCGGCCTGGGCGGGGCGGTGCGGAACCTGGGCCAAGGGATCGCCCGCTTGCAGACCGGCTACCTAAGGGTCTATGCCCTTCTTCTCGTGCTGGGCGCTTTGGTGCTACTGGGGGTGATGCGGTGGTAA
- the nuoI gene encoding NADH-quinone oxidoreductase subunit NuoI, translating into MTLKALAQSLGITLKYLFSKPVTVPYPDAPVALKPRFHGRHVLTRHPNGLEKCIGCSLCAAACPAYAIYVEPAENDPENPVSAGERYAKVYEINMLRCIFCGLCEEACPTGAIVLGYDFEMADYEYSDLIYGKEDMLVDVVGTKPQRREAKITGKPVKPGYVVPYVRPELEGFKAPTKGGGK; encoded by the coding sequence ATGACCCTAAAGGCCCTGGCCCAGAGCCTCGGCATCACCCTTAAGTACCTGTTCTCCAAGCCGGTGACCGTTCCCTATCCCGACGCCCCCGTGGCCCTCAAGCCCCGCTTCCACGGCCGCCACGTGCTCACCCGCCACCCCAATGGCCTGGAAAAGTGCATCGGTTGCTCCTTGTGCGCCGCGGCCTGCCCCGCCTACGCCATCTACGTGGAGCCCGCGGAAAACGATCCGGAAAACCCGGTCTCAGCAGGGGAGCGCTATGCCAAGGTCTACGAGATCAACATGCTAAGGTGCATCTTCTGCGGGCTTTGCGAGGAGGCCTGCCCCACCGGGGCCATCGTGCTGGGCTACGACTTTGAAATGGCCGACTACGAGTACTCGGACCTCATCTACGGCAAGGAGGACATGCTGGTGGACGTGGTGGGCACCAAGCCCCAGCGCCGGGAGGCCAAGATCACCGGCAAGCCGGTGAAACCCGGCTACGTGGTTCCCTATGTCCGCCCCGAGTTGGAGGGGTTTAAGGCCCCCACGAAAGGAGGCGGAAAATGA